The genomic stretch TGCTTCGGCATTTCTTTTTTGTTCAACTAAATGGCAGTATAGTGCAATAATCATAATTAGGTTTTTTATACTTATAAATGGGAAATTTCTCAAATAAAAAGGTGATGAAAAATGATTAGTGTAATAACATTTTTTACTATATTAGGATTAATATTTTGTATTATAAAATCAATTAAAAAAGGTGTATTATCGTTGGTTTTAATTGTCGTATTATTTGGAACAATTTTCGGTTATTTTGGTTTACCTACAATACTACACTATTTTTTCTTATTAAACTAACTCATGCTTTAGTTTAAGAGCAATCGTAGTGGAATGTCAGTTCCTATCAATCTTTTTTAAATTAATAATGTTTTAAGGAGATATTGGGATAGATGAGTATTATTTTAGAATTTATTTTAGATGTTATTGGGGATATGTTAACACCTTCTTCCTCTTCTAAGAAGTTTAAAGAGCAGCAAAATGACAGGATAAATCAGAATATCAATTTATTATCAAATTTGCCTTGGTTTTCAACTTTATTGGAAAATGATAAAAATAAAAAAATAATTTCAAGAAACTCACGGGTTCAAGGAATGCTTAAAAATCAACCATTTGTAGACGCATTATTGGAAGATGATGAACGATGTAAAGAACTTTTTCTAAGGAAATTAGACGAAGCATCAAAAAAGCTTTTTAAATATTTTTAATAATATAATTTAATTATTATTCAACTAAACCATGTTTTAGTTAGATAAGAATTTAAAAATAAAATAAGAGAGAACTCTAGACAGGGAGTCTCTCTATATAAATGTAACATTAATCAATGAAGATTACACAATTCAATTTATACAAATATAAAGTTAAAGTCTATTTTTTTAATCACAAACAAATTATTGAACTAACGAATGCATTAGTTGAGCAACATGATCAATTGTATTGCTGTTTTTTTTAGTTAAAAGAAGTTTTTTTCCAAAATGATATAATTTAACTTCATAGAAAAAGTTACCATTTATTAAATCTGGAAACTGAAGGATAGTCCTAGGCAGTTACTATTTCAGTGTCGTTCTTATTTTTTGAAAATCCTTTTATATTAATCGATAAAATTGAAATAATACTCAACATCATTGCAAAGATTAAAAACCAAAATGCACCACTGTAACTACCATTAGAAGTACTAATTAAGAAGCCCATTACTGAAGGTGCAACAACTCCTGCCATATTTCCACCAAAGTTCATTATCCCGGAAGCAATCCCTACTGTTTGATACGGGAAAATTTTTACTACCAAAACCCAAATTAGAGTAAGGTTAAAATATAACGGGAATATTGCTAATATTTGATATACGATAGATAATTTTAGTGATCCTGTATGAAACATTAAATAAAAGAATATCGTACTTAATATACCAGCAATAACCATTGCAATCTTTTCACGACCAACTAAGAATTTATCTAAAAACCACCCACTTAAAATTTGAGCAAGTGCAGCTGCCATAAATGGAAACGAAGCATAAATTCCTGTGTCAACAAGGCTTATGTGGCGAACATTCATCAAATATGATGGTAACCAAGATGAGAACCCCCAAGAAACACATGATAATCCAAAATCTAGAATTGCTAATTTCCAAATATCCCAATTACGAAGTGCATCTTTTGTACTTGTTCCATTGATAGAATTCTTTATACCTTTTTGCTGTACCACAGATATTGGGTGAAAGTAAATAAAAAGGACAGCAATTAATGCGCCAACTACACCTATACCGATAAAAAGAGGTCTCCATCCTAGAGTTACCATAATCGTCGCAGCTAAAATAGGTGCTATAGTAGACGCAACTGGATTCGCAGACATTACAATCCCCTGTACTCTTCCTCTTTCTTTATAATGAATATTTTCAGCAATTGACTTAGCGGAAGATGCAGGATAGCCTCCTTGGGCAATCCCAAATATTACTCGTACTACAATTAGTGATGCAAATGACCAGACTACCCCAGTTAAAATAGTAAATATTGACCACATAATTATTGAAAAAACTATTAATCTCTTTGAACCAATCCTGTCAGCTATCCACCCACTAGGTATTTGAATAAACGCATATCCTAAAAAAAAACTACTCAAAATCAACCCTACTTGGGACGGATTTAATGAAAAATCTTTTGCTATTCCTGTAATGCCAAGACTTATCACCATTCGATCAAGATAATCGCATAACCATCCCGAAAATAGCAGAGCAATCAGAATATACTTATTATTTTTATTAGAAATATAGTTTTCTTGCATTTTCCCTCTCCTTTTAAGTATTTAAACTCTCAAACTATTATGAATCCGTTTGTATTTTTGCAATCATGACTACTATTTATGTATTCTTATATCCACTCCCGTAAAAACAAGGAATCATTCTACAGGAGTGAATTAACTTTATGATAGATTAATATTCAACTTTTACAGCTTTTCCTGTATTAGCAGATTCTAAGATCGCAATAAGTACCAAACATGAATTTGCTGCCTCTTCTACACTCACTTGGAATGGCTTATCATCAATTAAACGATCTACAAAGCTTCTAATACTATTACTTGAGAATCCTGCCATTTTATCCTCAATAATTGGCTTAGCAAGGATATCTGGAGTGATTGTTCTTTTCTCATTGGAAATTTGTATAAGGTCATGACTTGAAGTATTGATATTAATCATTCCTTCTGAACCAAGTACATTACATTTAAAATCAATGATTGCTGTATTACCATTAGGCGTAATCCATCCATTCTCCATTTGTACAATTGCGCCATTTTCAAATTCTAATGTAGTCTGATACATATCAATAGTGTCTATACCTAAATTCTTTAACACACCGTCTCTCGCCACGCTGTAAACTTTATCAACTCGTGAGTTAACTAGCCAAGATATTGCATCAAGACTATGGCTACCAAGGAACCATAAGATAGAAGAATTAGCAGACCATGCTAACATATCAGTCGCAACAAATTTATTATCATTCAGTCGAATATAACCTGATCGAACTTCACCTATATCACCATTTTCAATTGCTCTCTTCGCTGTACTAAACGGCGGGCTCCATCGATTATGCAAGTCTACCATCGCTCGAACTTGGTTACGTTTAATTGCCTCTAACATATCAAAAATATCTTTTCGAGTAGTCGCAAATGGCTTTTCAATTAGTACATGTTTCTTAGCATTTGCACTATCAATTGTTACTTGAGCGTGTAGGTGATCAGGTGTTACGATAGCGACAAAATCACAATCACTCTTTTCTAGCATCTCTTTATGATCTGTATAAATCTCTTTTATTCCATATTTATTAGCCATTTCTTCTGCTCTAGATTTGTTTAAGTCACAAACTGCAACAATTTCTACATAAGGAATTTCACTCAAAGTTCTAGCATGAACCTCACCTTGTTTCCCTGCTCCAATGATACTCGCTTTAATTTTTTCCATATTCATTCATCTCTATTTGGACAAGAGATGAATACACCACCTTTCAAAAATTAGATAAATTTATAATTTTAAAAATCAATTTTTTAACTTATGTAAAGAAAGTACTCTTTTTTATCAGTTGTTAATAAGTAACTTTAGTGATTATTTACATCCAAATCTCGTTTAAGACTTCTTACTGCAATGACTTCCTTAGAACGATCTAAATATTTTTCAATATCCGCGTATTCCATACTAGCAACTCCTGAAAAAAGAATATCGAGGATATATAATTGACCTATACGGGAACCCATAGCACTACTTCGTATAGTTGTATCAGGCGAAGAGAGGAATAGATTAATGTCAGACAATTTGCTTAGAGTATTTTCTCCAAACCTGGTTATCGAGATTACTGTAGCTCCTGTCTCTTTAGCTATATTTGCCATTTCAACAGTATCGGTTGTTTCACCTGAATATGATATTGCAATTATTACGTCTCCATTAGAAATATTCGCAGTTGACATTCCTTGTAAATGGTAATCAGGGTAAAAAAAGGTTTTCTTATTAATTCGTAAAAACTTTTGGAATGCATCCATGGCAACCAAACCTGATGCACCTACTCCATAGAAGGTAATAATTTTGGCTTTACATAGTGCCAAAACAGCATTTTCGATTTCATTTATTTCTAAAACCAACTGAGTATCTTCAATTGACTGTTTGTGGTTATTTCCCACATTTCGAATAATTGATTTAATTGTGTCACCTGGTTTAATGTCAGTGTACTTATGTTCATTCTGTATTTGATTGGTAATATTCGATGCCAAATCTATACTAAACTCTCGATATCCCTTATAATTTAAACGTTTACACATTCTAATAATTGCTGCCTTACTAGTTTTACTCTTAAGTGCCAGGTCATCTATTAACATACCTAAAACCGCTTCTGGAGAATTAAGTATATAATTGGCTACTTTCTTTTCAGATTCGGTTAAAGTATTTATAGACTCTTTTATTTTTAATAAAGTTCCTGCCATTGTTAACTTACCTTCCTAAACATTATGATAATAATCAATATTCAGTTTTCTCTTTTGCTATCATTGCCGCACCCCATGCAGCATCTCTTTTCATAGGAATTACCTGCACCTTTGGATATGATTGATCAAGTAGGTGTTTAAACTCATTTCTTATATAATCATTATGAGTTAATACGCCCCCACCTGTTGCCAGTAGGCCATCCTCTTGCCCTAAACGCTCAAGAACAGTAGTAGCAATTAAATACAACTCTTCTGCAGTATTCTTAACGATAGAATAGGCTATTTCATCCCCGGCTGCACATCCTTCATAGGCAACCCTTGACAGACTAGCAATTTCCTTCTTACCTATATTGCTTCTATAAATATATTGAATCAATTCATTATGGTCGCTTAGGCTCAAGCTATTAAGGAGTAGCTTTGTCATAATAGTTTGTGGTGATCTACCATCAAAACTGCGCATTACACTGGAAATCACTTTCTTACCTATATCGTAGCCGCTACCCTCATCACCTATAATATGTCCCCATCCGCCACATCTGTGAGTTCTTCCTTTTGAATTTCTCCCAAATCCTATAGAGCCTGTACCTGCAATTATTACACTCCCTGTAGAGCAACCTACCCCTCCATAAAAAGCCGTCTCTACATCATCTGTAACTGTTTTTTTCCCATTGAGACCAATTTCATTTAAGATTGTCTCTAGTATTATTCTTTCTTTAAACCTTCCTGCTCCAGCTGCTCCTATACATACTGAGGCGCATTGCGATAAATTCATACCTGTCTTATCTAGTGCCCTCTGTATAAGTGTATATAAAACTTTTTTAACTTCATTTATAGGAGCCGAATGAATATTTGACGGCCCAGCCTCACAAGTAACTAGTAGTTTATCTTGCATGTCTGTCATTACGAGACGAGTTTTGGTCCCCCCACCATCGATTCCAATAATGTACTGCATAGTAGCCTCCATCTATTAATTACAAACTAAGTACATAAAAAAATAATTAAGATACTGCGATATACTAAATGCATCTATTAATTCTTAATCACACAAAGTTCCCATTATCTACCTAGGAGTTACTCTAGTCTTAAGAGCGATTGCCTTCTTAATAACTCCATCAGCTTTTAAAAGTAATTCCTCCGCTTCTTCTCTTTCAACAAGAGCTTGTACCATTACAATAGCCACCTTTGGATTGAATCCTGATTTCTCTAAATATTTTTGCGCATCACTTTCTTCCAACCCTGTAGCATGCATAACAATGCGCACAGTGCGATCAATAAGTTTTTTATTGGTAGGCTGTAAATCAACCATTAAATTACCGTATATTTTTCCTAACTTGACCATCGTTGCTGTTGTTAGCATGTTAAGTACTAACTTTTGCGATGTACCTGATTTCATGCGAGTGGAACCCATAATTACCTCTGGTCCTACTTGTGGAGTTATTTCTATATCCACTATTTCATTTATCTGAGATTGAATATTATTACTAATTCCAATTGTTAAGGCCCCGACTATTTTCGCTTCCTTTACAGCAGATATTACATATGGAGTTCTTCCGCTTGCCGTAATGCCTACTACCACATCTTTTTCGTTTATACTATTTTCATAAATAACTTCCTTACCTAAATCTTCACGATCTTCTGCACCTTCTACTGCAGAATGGATAGCCTCACTTCCACCTGCTATTAACCCTTGAATAAGTTCTGGATCTATTCCATATGTGGGTGGGCATTCAGAAGCGTCAAGTATTCCTAATCGTCCACTTGTCCCTGCACCTATATAAAACAGACGTCCTCCTATTTTTATTCGTTCGACAATTCCATAAACAGCTTTACTGATATTTTCTAGTTGGTCTCTAACAGCCAAGGGAACAAAAAAATCTTCTTCGTTAATCATTCTCAGAATCTCTGTTGTGCTTGCTGTGTCAATATTAATTGTTTTGTAGTTTACCTGTTCGGTAGACAACTTTGAAAAGTTTTTATCCACTTTAACACCCCAATTTAACTTTTATTGTTCCGGATACAATACAATGATAAGATTATTATTTTAAAAAATAAATTAAATAATAATTAACTATAATTAAGTGAAAATTATAGAATATGTTTAATTAAGTTTTTTTATATGTATGGCTACTCTAACTTTTAGTAAATTTTAAAATAAATTTACTACTACTATATTTATTTGTAGAAAACTGATTATTGGCCAGCTATAAGTGCATATGTAAAGATTTTAAGTAAAGCTTTTATCGTCCTACCTAAACACTATTGTTCTATAACATTTCAAAAACAATCTTTAAAACTTACATAAAAGATTTATTCTGGACTTTTATTCTATATAAAAAAACAGCGGACATTCTAATGTAAGAATGTCCGCTGTTATGCTTATTCTAATTTTTTTCGGAATTGAGTACTTAATAAGAAATAGTTTATTGACGCACCTTATTATTTTATTTTTAATATTCAAATGAACTAATAAATAATCCCGTTTCTATTTTTTAGAAGGAGAATTATTTTGACTAATTAATTTTTTGATTTTTTATTCTAAGTCTTTCAAATATATTTCCGATGAATATTCTTCCCATCATAACTAAACAACACAGACGTATTCTCAATATTCGTCTCTACAATGATATTATATTTTAAGCTGATATTTATCTGATTGTTTCGTTCGAAAATAAGAGCAAACATTTTTGAAACAGTTTTTTACCACTAAATACTAAGGTCTTCTCCATTAGTTGCTATCACTTTCTTGTACCAATCAAATGATTTTTTCTTTGATCTTTTTAATGTACCATTTCCTTCATCGTCCATATCTACATAAATAAAACCATACCGTTTTTTCATCTCTCCAGTTCCTGCTGAAACTAAATCAATGCAACCCCATGGTGTATATCCCATTAAGTCAACACCATCTAAAGTAACTGCCTTTTTCATTTCTGCTATATGATCTCGGAAATATTTGATCCGGTAATCATCCTCCACATATCCATTTTCATTTGGCTTATCAATGGTTCCCATTCCGTTTTCAACAATAAAGAGCGGTTTTTGATACCGATCATAAAGTTCAGATAAGGTGTATCTTAGCCCAACAGGATCAATAGCCCAACCCCACTCCGTTTTTTCTAGAAAAGGATTTACATCCCCCATTTGTCCGCCGGTATCGGTATTCTGAACGATTTCAGTATGGTATACACTACTACGGTAAAAACTAAATGATAAAAAATCCGAAGGGTACGCCTTGATTATTTCGTCATCCCCCGGTTCTTTTTTTATGGTTACCCCCATCTCTTCAAAAAAGTGGTCGGCGTAAGATGGATAATATCCCCTCATCATAATATCAGAATAAATCAAAGCTCCTCTTCGATAATCCAAAGCTCCAAATACATTTTCCGGCTTACAATCTTTCGGGTAAATGCAGCTTAATGCAACCATACAGCCAATCTTTGCATCTGGAATAATCTCGTGACAAAGCTTATTGGCAAGAGCACCCGCAACAAACATATGATGCTTTGCTTGATAACGCGCCTGCGCTGTAGCCTCCCTGGTTCCCATAAAGGCGTATCCATTTAATACATTAATTTCATTTATGGTGATCCAATATTTAACTAAATCTTTATATCTTGTAAATACTTCTTTGCACATTCGTAAAAAACAATCTATCGTCTGACGACCGCCCCAACCATTAAAATGATGAGCCAAATAAGCAGGGGTTTCAAAATGATAAAGAGTGACTAATGGTTCGATATTATATTTTTTGCACTCTTTAAAAACATCTTCGTAAAATTTTAACCCTTCCTCACTTGGTTGTTCCCCTTCAATTCCACCCTTTGGGAAAATGCGGGACCAACTAAGAGATAGCCGGAAACACTTAAGACCCATTTCTCCAAAAAGGGCAATATCTTCTTTGTAATGGTGGTAAAAATCAACTGCTTTATGGCTTGGATAATAAACATTTTCATCAATATAGCCTGTTGCACCTTCTGGTATGGTATCAATTTTTGGGTCCCCAGTAGGTCGTCGGTTTACCATTGTTTTTGTTCCATCATTTAACTTGATTGTAATTTTCCTTGGGCGGTCTGCAGTACCATTTGTTATGAAGTCGCTTGTAGCAAGCCCTCTCCCGCCTTCATTGTATCCACCTTCATATTGGTTTGCAGCCGTGGCTCCACCCCATAAAAAATTTTCTGGGAATGTTTTTTTCATTAAAGTTCATTTCCTTTCTAAATGCAAAACGGATTAAATAGTATAAACTACACATTTTTATTTTTCTTTAATTAAAAAACTATGGATTTAAATACATATTTCTCCCCTTAATATCTTTGCAAGAATTATTATCCGAGAATTATTTTGAATAAAAAAAGCCCAAAAGTAGTTGGGCAATTCTAGAGGAACGTTTTGTTTTATGCCTTTTTGATCAGTTTATGCAACTCGATGATTTCTCTGGCCATATCTTTAAGGGTCATTGAGTTCATCAAATGGTCTTGTGCATGAACCATAATAAGAGGAAATTCGACTTTCTCTCCCCCTGCTTCCTTTTGGATTAAGTCAGTTTGAACATGATGTGCTTCATTAAAGGCAGAATCTGCTTCGTTTAGTTTTTCTTCTGCTTCATCAAAATTGCCTTCTTTAGCTTTCTGCATCGCTTCCATCGCCAAACTTTTTGCATTCCCTGAATGTAGTATTAATTGAAATGCAAGATTGTATAGTTCTTCTTTATTCATGATTAACAGCCTTTCAAATGATTTACTAGGAAGGGGACATTCCCTTCTCCGTCCAATTTTGAATATATATTAAAATCCAGAAGTTTTATAACATCTCATCAAAGATCATTTTTCCAATTCTATCAGCAGATTGACCTTCATTGTCATATTACTTGTTAGAGATAGGCTCTAGTTAAACTAATGCCCACCTCACTTTACTACGCGATTATATTTTTTCTTTCACTTGCATTCATCACATCTTCTTCTCTCTTCTTCGCTTTATCATATATTCTGAAGAATGGAGTATAAATTACGAATGAAATAACAATGTTAACTAAATTCATGACTGCGCCTGAAATATGTCCGCCAGAAGCAAGATATCCTGAAATAATTGGCGGCATTGTCCAAGGGACTGCAATACCAGTTGGTTTTGCTACCAATCCCAAATCCATACCAAGAAAAGTTACAACCACCGTAACGATTGAAGTAACGACGAATGGAATAATCATGACTGGGTTTAACACGATTGGCAAACCAAAGATTAATGGCTCGTTTATGTTAAAGATACCAGGAGCAAGTGCCAAACGACCAAGACTTTTCATTTGTTGTGATTTAGCAAACAATACCATTGAAAGAACTAAACCAAATGTTACACCCGTTCCACCGATGTGAACGAAGTTATCCCAGAATTGTTGTGTAACAATGTGTGGTAGAGGTTGACCAGCTTGGTATGCTGTCATATTGTCACCCATAGCACCAAACCAAATTGGTTCCATTACACTTTTAACGATGTTTGTACCATGTAATCCAGTAGCCCATAGTAAAGTTACGAATAATTCAGCAACAATTGATCCTCCTAGAGTAAGTCCTACCAATTTAAGCGGGTCACCTAAAAGGGTCGTAACTAAACCGTTGATACTTTCATAAGGAGTCAACTCAACAAGTAAGCGTATTACCCAAACCACAAGAAGAACAATAAATCCTGGTATTAAAGCTGCAAATGATTTACCAACACTTGGGGGTACACCTGCTGGCATTTTAATAACAATATCTCTTTTAACAAGCCAACGATAAATTTCTGTTGATAAAATTGCAAAAAGTAATGCAACAAACAAACCTTTACTACTTAAGAAACCTTTTGAAATTGCACCAGTTACCATAACTCCTTTTTCAGCTCCAGCTGGAGTAAATAAGAAATTAAATGGTGTTGTTAATAGGAAAGCAGCAACTGAAATAGTACCCGCACTCATCGAGTCAAGCTTATAGCTTTCTGCTAATCTGTATGCCACCGCAAATGCTGCGATTAGTGACATGATATTGAATGTTGCATCTACTGGATAACTTAATTTAACCGCCCAGTTTGGACCAAAAATTGAAGACATCCAATCAGCATAACCTGGAATTGGCAAGTTAGCCAAGATCAAGAATAATGAACCAATGACAATGAATGGCATCGTCGCAATTAGACCATCTCGAAGAGCCGTTAGGTGCCTTTGCGCACCAATCTTTGCTGCAATAGGCATGACTTTCTCTTCTAATATGGTGTTGAATTTACTCATCTACTTTTTCCCCTTTTTTTATTATTTATTATTTACTAAATCTATAGCTGTTTTTAGAACTTCTTCTCCATTACACATTCCGTAGTGAACTTGATTAATTGCCTCCACTGGAATGCCTTTTTCTTCACCTAACACTTTCAATTTTGGAAGCAAGTATCTTACTTGTGGTCCTAAAAGTAGAACATCAGCATTGTCAATGTGCTGATTGACTTGATTAGCTGGAACAGCCCAAATTTTTCCTTCTAAACTCTTTTCTTCTGCTGC from Arthrobacter citreus encodes the following:
- a CDS encoding MFS transporter; translation: MQENYISNKNNKYILIALLFSGWLCDYLDRMVISLGITGIAKDFSLNPSQVGLILSSFFLGYAFIQIPSGWIADRIGSKRLIVFSIIMWSIFTILTGVVWSFASLIVVRVIFGIAQGGYPASSAKSIAENIHYKERGRVQGIVMSANPVASTIAPILAATIMVTLGWRPLFIGIGVVGALIAVLFIYFHPISVVQQKGIKNSINGTSTKDALRNWDIWKLAILDFGLSCVSWGFSSWLPSYLMNVRHISLVDTGIYASFPFMAAALAQILSGWFLDKFLVGREKIAMVIAGILSTIFFYLMFHTGSLKLSIVYQILAIFPLYFNLTLIWVLVVKIFPYQTVGIASGIMNFGGNMAGVVAPSVMGFLISTSNGSYSGAFWFLIFAMMLSIISILSINIKGFSKNKNDTEIVTA
- a CDS encoding Gfo/Idh/MocA family oxidoreductase, with translation MNMEKIKASIIGAGKQGEVHARTLSEIPYVEIVAVCDLNKSRAEEMANKYGIKEIYTDHKEMLEKSDCDFVAIVTPDHLHAQVTIDSANAKKHVLIEKPFATTRKDIFDMLEAIKRNQVRAMVDLHNRWSPPFSTAKRAIENGDIGEVRSGYIRLNDNKFVATDMLAWSANSSILWFLGSHSLDAISWLVNSRVDKVYSVARDGVLKNLGIDTIDMYQTTLEFENGAIVQMENGWITPNGNTAIIDFKCNVLGSEGMININTSSHDLIQISNEKRTITPDILAKPIIEDKMAGFSSNSIRSFVDRLIDDKPFQVSVEEAANSCLVLIAILESANTGKAVKVEY
- a CDS encoding MurR/RpiR family transcriptional regulator, with amino-acid sequence MAGTLLKIKESINTLTESEKKVANYILNSPEAVLGMLIDDLALKSKTSKAAIIRMCKRLNYKGYREFSIDLASNITNQIQNEHKYTDIKPGDTIKSIIRNVGNNHKQSIEDTQLVLEINEIENAVLALCKAKIITFYGVGASGLVAMDAFQKFLRINKKTFFYPDYHLQGMSTANISNGDVIIAISYSGETTDTVEMANIAKETGATVISITRFGENTLSKLSDINLFLSSPDTTIRSSAMGSRIGQLYILDILFSGVASMEYADIEKYLDRSKEVIAVRSLKRDLDVNNH
- a CDS encoding transcriptional regulator; its protein translation is MQYIIGIDGGGTKTRLVMTDMQDKLLVTCEAGPSNIHSAPINEVKKVLYTLIQRALDKTGMNLSQCASVCIGAAGAGRFKERIILETILNEIGLNGKKTVTDDVETAFYGGVGCSTGSVIIAGTGSIGFGRNSKGRTHRCGGWGHIIGDEGSGYDIGKKVISSVMRSFDGRSPQTIMTKLLLNSLSLSDHNELIQYIYRSNIGKKEIASLSRVAYEGCAAGDEIAYSIVKNTAEELYLIATTVLERLGQEDGLLATGGGVLTHNDYIRNEFKHLLDQSYPKVQVIPMKRDAAWGAAMIAKEKTEY
- the murQ gene encoding N-acetylmuramic acid 6-phosphate etherase — its product is MDKNFSKLSTEQVNYKTINIDTASTTEILRMINEEDFFVPLAVRDQLENISKAVYGIVERIKIGGRLFYIGAGTSGRLGILDASECPPTYGIDPELIQGLIAGGSEAIHSAVEGAEDREDLGKEVIYENSINEKDVVVGITASGRTPYVISAVKEAKIVGALTIGISNNIQSQINEIVDIEITPQVGPEVIMGSTRMKSGTSQKLVLNMLTTATMVKLGKIYGNLMVDLQPTNKKLIDRTVRIVMHATGLEESDAQKYLEKSGFNPKVAIVMVQALVEREEAEELLLKADGVIKKAIALKTRVTPR
- a CDS encoding family 1 glycosylhydrolase codes for the protein MKKTFPENFLWGGATAANQYEGGYNEGGRGLATSDFITNGTADRPRKITIKLNDGTKTMVNRRPTGDPKIDTIPEGATGYIDENVYYPSHKAVDFYHHYKEDIALFGEMGLKCFRLSLSWSRIFPKGGIEGEQPSEEGLKFYEDVFKECKKYNIEPLVTLYHFETPAYLAHHFNGWGGRQTIDCFLRMCKEVFTRYKDLVKYWITINEINVLNGYAFMGTREATAQARYQAKHHMFVAGALANKLCHEIIPDAKIGCMVALSCIYPKDCKPENVFGALDYRRGALIYSDIMMRGYYPSYADHFFEEMGVTIKKEPGDDEIIKAYPSDFLSFSFYRSSVYHTEIVQNTDTGGQMGDVNPFLEKTEWGWAIDPVGLRYTLSELYDRYQKPLFIVENGMGTIDKPNENGYVEDDYRIKYFRDHIAEMKKAVTLDGVDLMGYTPWGCIDLVSAGTGEMKKRYGFIYVDMDDEGNGTLKRSKKKSFDWYKKVIATNGEDLSI
- a CDS encoding PTS lactose/cellobiose transporter subunit IIA, which encodes MNKEELYNLAFQLILHSGNAKSLAMEAMQKAKEGNFDEAEEKLNEADSAFNEAHHVQTDLIQKEAGGEKVEFPLIMVHAQDHLMNSMTLKDMAREIIELHKLIKKA
- the celB gene encoding PTS cellobiose transporter subunit IIC produces the protein MSKFNTILEEKVMPIAAKIGAQRHLTALRDGLIATMPFIVIGSLFLILANLPIPGYADWMSSIFGPNWAVKLSYPVDATFNIMSLIAAFAVAYRLAESYKLDSMSAGTISVAAFLLTTPFNFLFTPAGAEKGVMVTGAISKGFLSSKGLFVALLFAILSTEIYRWLVKRDIVIKMPAGVPPSVGKSFAALIPGFIVLLVVWVIRLLVELTPYESINGLVTTLLGDPLKLVGLTLGGSIVAELFVTLLWATGLHGTNIVKSVMEPIWFGAMGDNMTAYQAGQPLPHIVTQQFWDNFVHIGGTGVTFGLVLSMVLFAKSQQMKSLGRLALAPGIFNINEPLIFGLPIVLNPVMIIPFVVTSIVTVVVTFLGMDLGLVAKPTGIAVPWTMPPIISGYLASGGHISGAVMNLVNIVISFVIYTPFFRIYDKAKKREEDVMNASERKNIIA
- a CDS encoding PTS sugar transporter subunit IIB — protein: MNILLCCAAGMSTSLLVTKMEKAAEEKSLEGKIWAVPANQVNQHIDNADVLLLGPQVRYLLPKLKVLGEEKGIPVEAINQVHYGMCNGEEVLKTAIDLVNNK